Proteins co-encoded in one Gouania willdenowi chromosome 1, fGouWil2.1, whole genome shotgun sequence genomic window:
- the polq gene encoding DNA polymerase theta isoform X2, translated as MSSSGPVRKKSYMGLHPIKQKSSFRAPDKYPKGLKTTCKRTDKTNNVNRDDGGAESLLGDSTLALDKEILQVLNAVDKAEPLAGRDRTARENKRINKEAASSVAAAPSRTAANHSTHVDMPHDRAGGGPRHASSPLEAIRESSQDCRRPGWSADCKDLAQKLLFFEDSEDVAHVPSHSEKPPKPVSAAVIVHNSQKTQSSQRAGGSSKDKPLAKRRTLSKHEDAPLSDVSKDYILFSPTRLAAAALKKAKLQQSLQSHSASVLSIPSGLELSTLTDTLPQAGVALHAPGEQEEKLLLSSWGLPKPVLERYQRHGVTHMFEWQAQCLAVGHVLQGGNLVYSAPTSAGKTLVSELLILKRVLETKRKALFILPFVSVAKEKMHYLQSIFEEGGVRVEGYMGTTSAAGGFTALDVAVCTIEKANSLINRLIEEDNMDLLGVVVVDELHMVGDTGRGYLLELLLTKIRYIDQKINTTRPLSEGVQIIGMSATLPNLSLLAGWLGAELYQTDYRPVPLQEHLKVGCDIYDKSQSVVRRFTPALTVKGDDEHVVSLCYETVRDGHSVLLFCPSKNWCEKLADTIAREFYNLKHAECQGEAKAQPVCLDHEGLIDVIAQLRRTPVGLDPTLQRSVPWGVAFHHAGLTFDERDVLEGAFRHCVVRVLVATSTLSSGVNLPARRVIIRTPTFNGHLLDPLTYKQMAGRAGRKGVDTTGESVLVCKKAEHQKGISLLKGTLQPISSCLVRREGDGVTTSMLRAILEIIVGGVASSPDDVKLYASCSLLAASIKNGGKTESKGESSKGAIDACVEWLMENEFISIQNDGQDQRYCPTQLGAATLSSSLSPPEAVGIFADLQRAMKGFVLENDLHILYLITPLYAEWTTIDWYQFFCLWEQLSSSMKRVAELVGIQEGFLARSVSGKLVARTEKQRRQMAIHKRFFTTLVLQDLVNEVPLGTVASKYNCNRGQLQSLQQSASTYAGMVTVFCKRLGWHNMELLLSQYQTRLSFGVQRELVDLVRVSLLNAARARALYTQGLCTVAELARATVTDIEKALRNAVPFKSSKRAVDESEMEAAERRSLRCVWVTGGRALTEKEAAAEIVSEARLLLQEDLARLGIQWDPTTLPPGGPAIDNCEDYQSDNAEPSKVLECYTNRVTESEKRRGERDKSKPEEMTVKEISQKSRKDVGEPQIRQTNLGSAGTGKQETKGSNTNDKRSDQEGGKCEKVNPEKEEGMVLGRPESLQTNIPERSLTQELAEIISSPLPQPLPKPQPSASPMPPPRIRAPMSRVEQHQKLPLNKTKADGTKRVTASPVQLERLEHAKALSKVLQSIQNDRNVHDVHPHNTNLTNVTSLQNPPPSYQVTTTRSAQEPMPGVSAPAEDPMLTSPSTPPTVSPEAKRKRVESDDKFSSPELYTKDRTDEEVKREESFGDSFELDTQTEQIIVQQALHQRAESHMDTDLLVEEDRAVVEEEHTEERGKELQGPDGASKKFNISLTDSQLELILNTSHQSAGTGCGVREDTNKDAGVGEDESSETNHASVSPNRSSSFLFDSLYESPLLACLSPQQNLSQSAGEDSVRQDVQDKCPLPSAQERRRSELLANQEAEMQEAVQWGESFFNLSEWGDSLLVGEHFLERQSLRSSEKKKEEQESSFQHEYQANNAAFERSPSSEMNITSTAAQQEKDRLGICNQAQSGLHHDLQINTEPAERRSCERTEFGNRGLNRNTEEIKSVLMNSDPYCSPGLQEIFDHWPSMSDQSWENHKEAAKEERKIETSAQCPAAESEQPSKYEEKKNRKDRPGSACDLIPPTQETPPVTPRVKLTMASVHSPITAQKTSSFSPRKSTVKKCPKSFSEPILIPPPDHTQRHQSTHKQQTAAEPAQEHHSSSDTIHRQTSCSAPSESPVNNGSFTLQLSQDASLSSSRDFSVIDVASNRLLFETFINEWKTKSRYSLALACEKLEHGRPPVEVGEKHNRGHQKLNTADGFPIRHSDGLVLIGLCVCWGGRDAYYISMQEEQSKGLSSSLAPPPLDSDLPVSDRLEQLRSCISRHPAGHEPCVVVTYDIIQVYKTLVLSCGLSLEGNCEDPKVACWLIDPGSEERTLPNMVTVHCPEELPLLDGLGNAHSYCPRVRAATTSVLVFAVMSHLTNVLEKDGLLNFFRSIEMPSQVCLALLELNGIGFSVDECERQKHVMQAKLSALEAEAYSLAGHSFSLTSVDDIAQVLFLELHLPPNGDVGGSRNKKTLGYTRRGGGRVRLGKQFSTTKDVLEKLRPLHPLPGVILEWRRITNALTKVVFPLQREKQRHPTLDMDRIYPIAQTHTATGRVSFTEPNLQNVPKDFEIAMPTMVGESPPSQISSCPRKKRRSAASSVTAGLTEKGVAFSVSMRHAFIPFLGGMMLAADYSQLELRVLAHLSKDQRLLQVLNGGTDVFRCIAAEWKNLDPESVQDSLRQQAKQICYGIIYGMGAKSLGEQMGVEENDAACYIESFKARYKGINAFLKQTVKNCAKDGYVQTLMGRRRYLPGITSNNVHIKAHAERQAVNTTVQGSAADIVKLATVNVQKRLCKVYPTAAPSHQHTRIVRQPRRATTSHLRGAYFVLQLHDELIYETAEEDLIQVAQIVKREMETAVKLYVKLKAKVKVGPSWGDLQDLDI; from the exons ATGAGCAGCTCAGGACCTGTGAGGAAGAAAAGCTACATGGGACTGCATCCGATCAAACAGAAAAGCAG CTTTCGAGCTCCTGATAAATACCCCAAAGGACTAAAGACAACATGCAAGAGAACAGACAAAACTAACAATGTCAACAGAGAC GATGGAGGAGCTGAATCACTGTTGGGAGATTCCACCTTGGCTCTCGATAAGGAGATATTGCAGGTGCTCAATGCTGTTGATAAGGCAGAACCATTAGCTGGCAGGGATCGCACTGCAAGAGAAAATAAACGCATTAATAAAGAAGCAGCTTCATCAGTGGCAGCTGCCCCTTCAAGGACTGCTGCAAACCACTCTACACATGTAGATATGCCTCATGATAGAGCAGGTGGTGGACCCCGACATGCCTCGAGCCCACTCGAGGCAATCCGTGAGTCAAGCCAAGACTGTAGGAGACCAGGTTGGAGTGCTGACTGCAAAGACCTTGCTCAAAAACTTCTTTTCTTTGAGGATTCGGAAGATGTGGCACATGTTCCTAGTCATTCAGAAAAGCCTCCAAAGCCGGTCTCAGCCGCTGTCATCGTTCACAATAGTCAGAAAACACAAAGTAGTCAACGAGCAGGAGGCTCCAGCAA GGACAAACCTTTAGCCAAAAGAAGGACCTTGAGTAAACATGAAGACGCTCCACTGTCGGATGTATCCAAGGACTACATCTTGTTCAGCCCCACCCGCCTCGCAGCAGCAGCCCTGAAGAAGGCCAAGCTTCAGCAGTCGCTACAGAGTCACTCTGCATCAGTGCTCAGCATTCCCTCTGGTTTAGAGCTCAGCACTCTGACAGATACTTTACCTCAAGCAG GCGTAGCTTTGCATGCTCCTGGAGAACAAGAAGAAAAGCTGCTGTTGTCCAGCTGGGGTTTACCTAAGCCTGTCCTGGAGCGTTACCAGAGACACGGGGTGACTCACATGTTTGAATGGCAGGCCCAGTGCCTCGCCGTCGGACACGTGCTGCAGGGGGGAAACCTGGTCTATTCTG CCCCTACGAGTGCAGGAAAAACTCTGGTGTCGGAGCTGCTGATATTAAAGCGTGTGTTggagacaaaaagaaaagctcTCTTCATTCTTCCTTTTGTCTCCGTGGCCAAAGAGAAAATGCACTACCTTCAG AGCATATTTGAAGAGGGTGGTGTCCGAGTGGAAGGGTACATGGGCACCACCTCAGCGGCTGGAGGTTTCACTGCTCTGGATGTTGCTGTGTGCACCATTGAAAAAGCAAATTCTCTCATTAACAGACTCATCGAAGAGGACAATATGGATCTCCTTG GTGTGGTGGTGGTAGACGAGTTGCACATGGTTGGAGACACGGGCAGAGGatacttgctggaattactctTAACTAAAATCCGCTACATCGACCAGAAGATAAACACCACACG GCCTCTATCTGAGGGTGTTCAAATTATAGGTATGAGTGCTACGTTGCCCAACCTCTCCCTCTTAGCAGGCTGGTTAGGAGCAGAGCTCTACCAAACAGACTACCGGCCTGTACCCCTGCAGGAGCACCTCAAGGTGGGCTGCGACATCTATGACAAAAGCCAATCTGTTGTCCGCCGGTTCACCCCAGCCCTGACCGTTAAG GGTGATGATGAACACGTTGTAAGTTTGTGTTACGAGACAGTGAGAGACGGTCACTCTGTGCTGCTGTTCTGTCCTTCAAAGAACTGGTGTGAGAAGCTGGCAGACACCATCGCAAGGGAGTTTTATAACCTCAAGCATGCTG AATGTCAGGGTGAAGCCAAAGCTCAGCCAGTGTGTTTGGATCACGAGGGTCTTATAGATGTGATCGCCCAGTTAAGACGAACTCCAGTTGGTTTAGACCCAACTTTGCAGCGTTCTGTCCCTTGGGGAGTGGCTTTCCATCATGCTG GTTTGACGTTTGATGAGCGTGACGTGCTGGAGGGAGCTTTCCGTCATTGTGTGGTCAGAGTCCTCGTTGCCACCTCAACCCTTTCCTCCGGAGTCAATCTGCCAGCCCGGAGAGTCATCATCAGAACGCCCACTTTCAATGGGCACCTGCTGGACCCACTCACGTACAAACAGATGGCAGGACGAGCGGGAAGAAAAGGAGTAGACACCACAG GTGAAAGTGTTTTGGTTTGTAAGAAGGCAGAGCATCAGAAAGGCATCAGTCTGCTCAAAGGCActcttcagccaatcagcagctgCCTGGTAAGGAGGGAAGGTGATGGTGTTACCACCAGCATGCTACGTGCCATTTTGGAG ATAATAGTTGGAGGTGTAGCTAGCTCTCCTGACGATGTTAAACTTTATGCATCATGCTCACTTCTGGCTGCCAGCATTAAAAACGGTGGTAAAACAGAGTCTAAAGGAGAGTCCAGCAAAGGAGCCATAGATGCCTGTGTGGAGTGGTTAATGGAGAATGAATTTATTAGCATCCAGAATGATGGACAGG ACCAGCGTTACTGTCCTACTCAACTGGGTGCTGCCACCCTGTCTTCCTCCCTCTCTCCTCCTGAGGCTGTGGGAATATTCGCAGATCTTCAGCGGGCAATGAAGGGCTTTGTGCTGGAAAATGATTTGCACATTCTCTATCTG ATCACTCCACTATATGCAGAATGGACCACCATTGATTGGTATCAGTTTTTCTGTCTGTGGGAGCAGCTCTCATCATCAATGAAGAGAGTCGCCGAACTGGTCGGCATCCAGGAGGGTTTTCTTGCACGATCTGTCAGTGGAAAACTTGTTGCCAGGACTGAAAAGCAGCGCAGACAGATGGCCATTCATAAACG GTTTTTCACCACACTTGTGCTGCAGGATCTGGTAAATGAGGTTCCTTTGGGGACTGTAGCATCCAAATACAACTGCAATCGGGGTCAGTTACAGTCCCTCCAGCAGTCTGCCTCCACATACGCAG GTATGGTAACGGTGTTCTGCAAGCGCCTTGGCTGGCACAACATGGAGCTCCTGTTGTCCCAGTATCAGACCAGGTTGAGCTTTGGGGTCCAGAGAGAGCTGGTCGACCTTGTCAGGGTTTCTCTTCTAAATGCAGCTCGTGCTCGAGCACTCTACACTCAGGGCCTCTGTACAGTAGCAGAGTTAGCCAGAGCTACTGTGACTGACATAGAGAAGGCCTTAAGGAACGCAGTTCCATTTAAGAG CTCAAAGCGTGCAGTAGATGAGAGTGAGATGGAGGCAGCAGAGAGAAGAAGCCTTCGCTGCGTCTGGGTTACAGGTGGGCGTGCCCTGACAGAAAAGGAGGCTGCTGCTGAGATAGTGTCTGAGGCGAGGCTCCTTCTTCAAGAGGACTTGGCCCGTTTAGGAATTCAGTGGGATCCAACCACTCTTCCTCCCGGAGGTCCTGCCATAGACAACTGTGAAGACTATCAAAGTGATAATGCTGAACCCTCCAAAGTGTTGGAATGTTACACTAATCGAGTTACTGAAAGTGAGAAACGTAGAGGAGAAAGAGATAAATCCAAACCGGAAGAGATGACGGTAAAGGAAATATCACAGAAGTCAAGAAAAGATGTGGGTGAACCACAAATTAGACAAACTAATTTAGGTTCAGCAGGAACAGGGAAGCAAGAAACAAAAGGATCGAACACAAATGACAAAAGATCAGACCAAGAAGGAGGCAAGTGTGAAAAAGTAAATCCTGAAAAAGAAGAAGGAATGGTGCTTGGGAGACCAGAGAGTCTCCAAACAAACATTCCTGAAAGGAGTCTAACTCAAGAGCTGGCTGAGATTATATCCAGCCCTCTTCCTCAACCGCTGCCAAAACCTCAACCATCAGCTTCTCCAATGCCTCCTCCTAGAATCCGAGCTCCAATGTCCAGAGTGGAGCAACATCAAAAGCTCCCCCTGAATAAAACTAAAGCAGACGGCACCAAACGAGTTACTGCTTCACCTGTGCAGCTCGAAAGACTAGAACACGCCAAAGCTTTGAGCAAAGTCCTCCAATCCATTCAAAACGACAGAAATGTACACGATGTACACCCTCATAATACAAATCTAACAAATGTGACTTCACTTCAAAATCCACCACCTTCGTATCAGGTGACTACTACTAGATCTGCCCAGGAACCAATGCCAGGGGTCTCTGCACCTGCAGAAGATCCAATGCTCACGTCTCCCAGCACTCCTCCTACCGTCTCTCCTGAGGCCAAGCGAAAACGAGTTGAGAGTGACGATAAGTTTTCATCTCCTGAGCTGTACACAAAAGATAGAACAGATGAAGAAGTTAAAAGGGAGGAGAGTTTTGGAGACAGCTTTGAATTGGACACTCAAACTGAACAGATCATAGTCCAACAGGCTTTGCATCAAAGAGCGGAGAGTCACATGGACACGGATCTGCTTGTGGAAGAAGACAGGGCTGTAGTGGAGGAGGAGCACACagaggagagaggaaaggaGCTCCAAGGCCCTGATGGAGCATCTAAAAAGTTCAATATTTCTCTTACTGATAGCCAGTTGGAGCTCATCCTCAACACCAGTCACCAG TCTGCTGGTACAGGCTGTGGTGTTCGTGAAGATACAAATAAAGATGCAGGTGTGGGTGAGGATGAGAGTTCAGAGACAAATCACGCATCTGTGAGTCCAAACAGAAGCAGCAGCTTCCTGTTTGACAGCCTCTATGAAAGTCCTCTGCTAGCTTGTCTGAGCCCACAGCAGaacctcagccaatcagcaggagAGGATTCTGTTCGCCAGGATGTCCAGGACAAGTGTCCTCTCCCATCAGCACAGGAGAGACGACGCAGCGAGCTGCTGGCCAACCAGGAGGCAGAGATGCAAGAAGCGGTCCAATGGGGCGAGTCTTTCTTTAACCTCTCAGAGTGGGGGGACTCACTCTTGGTGGGGGAACATTTTCTGGAAAGGCAGAGTTTAAGATCttcagagaaaaagaaagaagaacaagaaTCCAGCTTTCAACACGAGTATCAAGCAAACAACGCTGCTTTTGAAAGGTCTCCATCCTCTGAAATGAATATTACTAGCACGGCTGCTCAGCAGGAGAAGGACAGGCTTGGTATTTGTAATCAGGCACAATCTGGCCTTCATCATGACTTGCAAATCAACACAGAGCCAGCTGAAAGAAGAAGTTGTGAAAGGACTGAATTTGGAAACCGAGGATTAAACAGGAATactgaagagataaaaagtGTTCTGATGAACTCTGATCCATATTGCAGCCCTGGTTTACAGGAAATCTTTGATCACTGGCCTAGTATGTCTGACCAGTCTTGGGAAAACCACAAAGAAGCCGCAAAGGAGGAAAGAAAAATTGAAACGTCAGCGCAATGTCCTGCTGCTGAGAGTGAGCAGCCTTCAAAATATGAGGAAAAGAAGAACAGAAAAGACAGACCAGGCTCTGCTTGTGACCTCATTCCTCCAACTCAGGAAACACCACCTGTTACACCCAGGGTGAAACTAACCATGGCGTCCGTCCACTCGCCAATCACGGCTCAGAAGACCTCAAGTTTTTCTCCAAGGAAATCCACTGTCAAAAAATGCCCAAAGTCCTTTTCAGAGCCCATACTTATACCTCCACCTGATCACACACAAAGACATCAGTCCACGCacaaacaacaaacagcagCTGAACCTGCGCAAGAGCATCACTCAAGTTCCGACACCATCCATAGGCAGACATCTTGTTCTGCCCCATCAGAGTCGCCTGTCAACAATGGAAGCTTCACTCTTCAGCTTTCCCAGGATGCATCACTGTCTTCAAGCAGGGATTTTTCTGTCATAGATGTAGCCAGTAACAGACTCCTCTTTGAAACGTTCATCAACGAGTGGAAGACTAAGAGTCGTTACTCTCTGGCTCTCGCCTGCGAGAAGCTGGAGCACGGACGGCCACCTGTGGAGGTTGGAGAGAAACACAACAGAG GTCATCAGAAGCTCAACACAGCTGACGGGTTTCCCATCAGACACAGTGATGGACTTGTGTTGATTGGactttgtgtgtgttggggAGGAAGAGACGCTTACTACATATCAATGCAGGAAGAGCAGAGCAAAG GTCTGAGTTCCAGTCTGGCTCCTCCACCACTGGACAGTGATTTACCAGTGAGTGACAGACTAGAGCAGCTGAGGAGCTGCATCAGCAGACATCCAGCAGGCCATGAACCATGCGTTGTCGTCACCTACGACATCATACAGGTTTACAAAACACTCGTACTGAGCTGTGGCCTCAGCTTGGAGGGAAACTGTGAGGATCCAAAG GTTGCATGCTGGCTAATTGACCCTGGTAGTGAGGAAAGAACTCTGCCAAACATGGTGACTGTCCACTGTCCCGAGGAGTTGCCTCTGCTGGATGGACTCGGCAACGCACATTCATATTGTCCTCGTGTCAGGGCGGCAACTACCAGCGTGCTTGTGTTTGCCGTGATGAGCCACCTCACCAATGTGCTGGAGAAAGACGGGTTACTAA ATTTCTTCAGGAGCATCGAGATGCCGTCTCAGGTTTGCTTGGCCCTGCTGGAACTGAACGGAATCGGCTTCAGTGTGGACGAGTGTGAGAGACAAAAGCATGTGATGCAAGCCAAGCTGTCAGCGCTGGAAGCAGAGGCCTACAGCCTGGCTGGACACAGCTTCTCTCTCACCAGTGTTGACGACATAGCACAG GTGTTGTTCTTAGAGCTCCATCTTCCTCCAAACGGTGACGTGGGTGGATCAAGAAATAAGAAGACTCTTGGTTACACGAGGAGGGGCGGTGGCAGAGTTCGACTTGGGAAGCAATTTAGCACCACAAAG GATGTCCTGGAGAAGCTTCGTCCACTCCACCCGTTGCCAGGGGTGATCCTGGAGTGGAGGCGCATCACCAACGCCTTGACTAAGGTGGTGTTTCCTCTGCAGAGGGAGAAGCAGCGTCACCCAACACTGGACATGGACAGGATTTACCCGATCGCTCAGACTCACACAGCCACAG GTAGAGTGAGCTTCACAGAGCCCAACTTACAAAATGTACCCAAAGACTTTGAGATTGCCATGCCCACCATGGTGGGTGAGAGCCCACCTTCACAAATCAGCTCCTGCCCTCG GAAGAAGAGACGCTCTGCAGCATCATCCGTAACTGCTGGTCTCACAGAAAAGGGCGTGGCCTTCTCTGTCAGCATGAGACATGCTTTCATTCCTTTTCTAG GTGGGATGATGTTGGCAGCAGATTATTCCCAGTTAGAGTTAAGAGTCTTGGCTCACCTCTCGAAGGATCAACGTCTTCTGCAG GTGTTGAATGGAGGAACGGATGTATTTCGCTGCATCGCCGCAGAGTGGAAAAACTTGGACCCAGAGAGTGTGCAGGACAGCCTCAGACAACAGGCAAAACAG ATTTGCTACGGCATCATCTACGGGATGGGAGCAAAGTCTTTAGGGGAACAAATGGGAGTGGAAGAGAATGATGCCGCCTGCTACATTGAGAGTTTCAAAGCCAGATATAAAG GGATCAACGCGTTTCTCAAACAAACCGTGAAAAACTGTGCGAAGGATGGCTATGTTCAGACGCTGATGGGTCGACGGAGATATTTACCTGGAATCACCAGCAACAACGTGCACATTAAAGCTCAC GCCGAACGTCAGGCAGTAAACACGACCGTACAGGGCTCAGCTGCTGATATTGTTAAACTCGCCACGGTCAACGTCCAGAAAAGGCTTTGTAAAGTGTATCCCACTGCTGCACCATCGCATCAACACACACGCATCG TGCGTCAGCCACGCAGAGCTACAACTTCTCACCTCAGAGGAGCTTATTTCGTTCTGCAGCTGCACGACGAACTcatctatgaaacagcagaagaGGACCTTATACAG GTTGCACAGATAGTGAAGCGGGAGATGGAGACAGCAGTCAAACTGTATGTGAAGCTAAAGGCTAAAGTCAAAGTAGGACCCAGCTGGGGAGACCTGCAGGACTTAGACATATGA